One genomic segment of Myotis daubentonii chromosome 14, mMyoDau2.1, whole genome shotgun sequence includes these proteins:
- the TMPPE gene encoding transmembrane protein with metallophosphoesterase domain isoform X1 codes for MVIFRHLSLVGKAALAAGTVFVSMIISRSYLSESLEVRAWRWLFRLQLALFANSLMLIGSLYIWRSIVSNLGHAPASQSACFHLWKMAVVGFLALAHSSFFTMLFLVAEEPYLFSLAAYSCLGAYIIMLFFLCTLSGMEQAYQLLAWRSGRVVGSLDKTRKLALRPALAVAVTAVLSIAGLLNAAQPPVVKTVEVPVHQLPTSMDNLKIVLLSDIHLGPTVGRTKMEMFVRMVNMLEPDVTVIVGDLCDSEASILRTAVAPLDQLHSRLGTYFVTGNHEYYTSDVSNWFALLESLNVRPLHNENVKISATRAQRGGGEDDDWICLAGVDDIEADILHYSGHGMDLEKALGGCSLDHTTILLAHQPLAAKRALQARPDINLILSGHTHAGQIFPLNVAAYLLNPFFAGLYQVAQTTFVYVSPGTAYYGIPMRLGSRAEITELILQRAP; via the coding sequence ATGGTGATCTTCAGGCACCTCTCCCTGGTCGGGAAGGCcgccctggctgccggcactgtcTTCGTGTCCATGATTATCTCCCGCTCCTACCTGTCCGAGAGCCTCGAGGTCAGGGCCTGGCGTTGGCTGTTCCGCCTGCAGCTTGCCCTGTTTGCCAACTCGCTCATGCTGATTGGCTCCCTCTACATCTGGCGTAGCATTGTCAGCAACCTTGGCCATGCCCCAGCCTCACAGTCGGCCTGTTTTCATCTTTGGAAGATGGCAGTCGTGGGCTTTCTGGCCCTGGCCCACTCCAGTTTCTTCACCATGCTCTTTTTAGTGGCCGAGGAGCCCTATCTCTTTTCCTTGGCCGCCTACTCCTGCCTCGGGGCGTATATCATCATGCTCTTCTTCCTCTGTACCCTCAGCGGCATGGAGCAGGCCTACCAGCTCTTGGCCTGGCGCAGTGGTCGAGTCGTGGGCAGCCTGGACAAGACAAGGAAGCTGGCActcaggccagccctggcagTGGCCGTGACCGCCGTGCTCAGCATAGCGGGGCTGCTGAATGCTGCCCAGCCCCCGGTGGTGAAGACCGTGGAGGTGCCCGTCCATCAGCTGCCCACCTCGATGGACAACCTCAAGATCGTGCTCCTCTCAGACATTCACTTGGGCCCCACCGTGGGCAGGACCAAGATGGAGATGTTCGTGAGGATGGTGAACATGCTGGAACCGGATGTCACGGTGATCGTGGGGGACCTCTGCGATTCAGAAGCCTCGATCCTGCGGACGGCTGTCGCTCCTTTAGACCAGCTGCATTCACGCCTGGGCACCTACTTCGTCACCGGGAATCACGAATACTACACGTCAGATGTCAGCAACTGGTTTGCGCTGCTGGAGTCCCTGAATGTCAGGCCGCTGCACAATGAGAACGTGAAGATTTCCGCCACCCGGGCCCAGCGTGGTGGCGGCGAGGATGATGACTGGATCTGCTTGGCCGGCGTGGATGACATTGAAGCAGACATCCTGCACTACTCTGGCCACGGAATGGATCTTGAGAAGGCGCTGGGGGGCTGCAGCCTGGACCATACCACCATCTTGCTGGCTCACCAGCCCCTGGCTGCCAAGAGAGCCCTTCAGGCTCGGCCGGATATTAACCTGATTCTTTCTGGGCACACACATGCTGGGCAAATCTTCCCCTTGAATGTGGCGGCCTATCTCCTGAACCCCTTCTTTGCTGGTCTCTACCAGGTGGCTCAGACCACATTTGTATACGTCAGCCCAGGCACGGCCTACTATGGGATCCCCATGAGattggggagcagggcagagatCACAGAGCTCATCCTGCAGCGGGCTCCTTGA
- the TMPPE gene encoding transmembrane protein with metallophosphoesterase domain isoform X2, whose product MEQAYQLLAWRSGRVVGSLDKTRKLALRPALAVAVTAVLSIAGLLNAAQPPVVKTVEVPVHQLPTSMDNLKIVLLSDIHLGPTVGRTKMEMFVRMVNMLEPDVTVIVGDLCDSEASILRTAVAPLDQLHSRLGTYFVTGNHEYYTSDVSNWFALLESLNVRPLHNENVKISATRAQRGGGEDDDWICLAGVDDIEADILHYSGHGMDLEKALGGCSLDHTTILLAHQPLAAKRALQARPDINLILSGHTHAGQIFPLNVAAYLLNPFFAGLYQVAQTTFVYVSPGTAYYGIPMRLGSRAEITELILQRAP is encoded by the coding sequence ATGGAGCAGGCCTACCAGCTCTTGGCCTGGCGCAGTGGTCGAGTCGTGGGCAGCCTGGACAAGACAAGGAAGCTGGCActcaggccagccctggcagTGGCCGTGACCGCCGTGCTCAGCATAGCGGGGCTGCTGAATGCTGCCCAGCCCCCGGTGGTGAAGACCGTGGAGGTGCCCGTCCATCAGCTGCCCACCTCGATGGACAACCTCAAGATCGTGCTCCTCTCAGACATTCACTTGGGCCCCACCGTGGGCAGGACCAAGATGGAGATGTTCGTGAGGATGGTGAACATGCTGGAACCGGATGTCACGGTGATCGTGGGGGACCTCTGCGATTCAGAAGCCTCGATCCTGCGGACGGCTGTCGCTCCTTTAGACCAGCTGCATTCACGCCTGGGCACCTACTTCGTCACCGGGAATCACGAATACTACACGTCAGATGTCAGCAACTGGTTTGCGCTGCTGGAGTCCCTGAATGTCAGGCCGCTGCACAATGAGAACGTGAAGATTTCCGCCACCCGGGCCCAGCGTGGTGGCGGCGAGGATGATGACTGGATCTGCTTGGCCGGCGTGGATGACATTGAAGCAGACATCCTGCACTACTCTGGCCACGGAATGGATCTTGAGAAGGCGCTGGGGGGCTGCAGCCTGGACCATACCACCATCTTGCTGGCTCACCAGCCCCTGGCTGCCAAGAGAGCCCTTCAGGCTCGGCCGGATATTAACCTGATTCTTTCTGGGCACACACATGCTGGGCAAATCTTCCCCTTGAATGTGGCGGCCTATCTCCTGAACCCCTTCTTTGCTGGTCTCTACCAGGTGGCTCAGACCACATTTGTATACGTCAGCCCAGGCACGGCCTACTATGGGATCCCCATGAGattggggagcagggcagagatCACAGAGCTCATCCTGCAGCGGGCTCCTTGA